Proteins encoded within one genomic window of Gloeobacter kilaueensis JS1:
- the folP gene encoding dihydropteroate synthase, which produces MVARPRRSGLCLRLLLMAQTQIVGIVNITSDSFSDGGQFLEAERAIAHGHQLLAQGAHWLDLGAESSNPEGEAVCAATEMARLEPVIADLRRSGARISVDTHKSAVIARALELGAGMVNDITALKDPASVEIVKSYPEVPVVLMFSQDQGQRAKKQISDPETILDRIERFFAERIERLLQAGLNEEQLIIDPGMGYFLGSNPEASLRVLAGWQRLRQLGRPLYLCASRKSFIGNVLGGRPVEGRAAGTLACEIWAYLGGIDYLRTHAVAPLSDAIRVLNAIRE; this is translated from the coding sequence GTGGTCGCGCGACCACGCCGATCCGGCCTTTGCCTGCGCCTGCTGCTGATGGCCCAGACCCAGATCGTCGGCATCGTCAACATCACCAGCGATTCGTTCTCCGACGGCGGACAATTTCTCGAAGCGGAGCGGGCCATCGCCCACGGCCACCAGTTGCTGGCCCAGGGAGCGCACTGGCTGGATCTGGGAGCAGAATCGAGCAATCCCGAGGGCGAAGCCGTCTGCGCTGCAACCGAAATGGCTCGCCTGGAGCCGGTGATCGCTGATCTGCGCCGTTCAGGAGCCCGCATCTCCGTCGATACCCACAAAAGCGCCGTGATCGCCCGCGCTCTGGAACTGGGTGCGGGCATGGTAAACGACATCACCGCCCTCAAAGACCCGGCGAGCGTCGAGATCGTTAAAAGCTATCCCGAGGTGCCGGTGGTGCTGATGTTTTCTCAAGACCAGGGCCAGCGCGCCAAAAAGCAAATCAGCGATCCGGAGACGATCCTCGATCGCATCGAGCGATTTTTTGCTGAGCGCATCGAGCGGTTGCTGCAGGCGGGCTTGAACGAGGAACAACTCATCATCGATCCAGGCATGGGCTACTTTCTGGGCAGCAATCCGGAAGCGAGCCTGCGGGTACTCGCCGGGTGGCAGCGATTGCGCCAGCTAGGCCGCCCACTGTATTTATGCGCCTCACGTAAGTCGTTTATCGGCAACGTCCTCGGGGGCCGCCCCGTCGAGGGCCGTGCTGCCGGTACCCTGGCCTGTGAAATCTGGGCGTATCTGGGCGGCATCGACTACCTGCGCACCCACGCCGTCGCCCCCCTGAGCGATGCTATTCGGGTGCTGAATGCGATTCGAGAGTAG
- a CDS encoding caspase family protein translates to MPPVGIRSTQSKQAQVTEEGRLWLLLVGVNTYRDPRLPTLRYCVADCRGIAAALQEANRHLAAQTAFILHDEASEAPTLANVRSAVEQIVALARPQDTVLFYFCGHGTLEPVQRRAVLCLADTDQDDLLATGLELRRLLAQLGRSVAAQQIIWLDACHSGGVNFGDLATGNGRSADPNGRMEEILREQAARSRGFYAMLSCNQGQRSWEFSELGHGLFTYFLMHGLQGAAANFKGEIEVDNLYHYVCRQVGSYIENRNQQVRYLNRQRRRLGQSDLLPDYARQEPKRIVEGVGNLRIGLRSASNLVRPPRRAIIAAARQGQQIALDIGRKLAGAGQFEPQFWPAHDQDWSELRHAIQSALQPRATADTSETVLLYLRGRIERGDEGEWLVLGGGLRLSAFWLLEQMRQSPFLQQVLIFDCPGAENLAGWTDRLVLGPSRSQCLIAAASPVDDPDRFARLVFSTLAAADIQTGLSAARWISQLQQGDPAIELHERLSGETGIIEILPGGSAGEFQTSDLNLCPYMGLRAFGEEDAPYFFGREGLSHSLTNRLATGHFLAISGASGSGKSSLLHAGVLPRLRSGNQIPGSEHWWIASFRPGEKPMVALAHALGQGSRSAEDCKPQEVIEGLLHLGAKGLLHWLTTRPEPVVLLVIDQFEELFTLAGPAQTQALLQVLLEALPLAEGRLKIAVTLRLEYMDRCLRTPLLGPLFGTGNFLLRPQLERQDYREIICKPAQQVGLQVDPALVEALLQELGNDSGALPLLEFALELIWQVRSEGRLSLQAYEQEVGRLEGAVEKRAQKAYQSLSAEQKACARWIFLSLTQLGEGTEDTRRLMRKADLLVPRYSAELVDRTLGALEDAKLVIVDRGSNSLAFQSRAALPGDLDAELETFKQEVTVEVVHEILIQHWSTLRTWLDENRDRLRTRRQIEQATSVWLQNHRQAGFLLPEGQLPVAEELYEQQADELSEDVRQFIAACLAKRDREREQTHRRLRLAQIVAGAMAALAVIAAGAGLVAWKQVQEVQHSHIQTLLSESKLLMANHKQLEALSDAVLAAGLSRQYFSGDEKLSDEATQTLQPILYAMSEANRLTIPTGKLTSASFSPDEKMIAAADTRGFVHLWQQNGQPLKTWRGHSDFIWKIAFSPDSQTIATSSYDRTARLWALNGKLLKTFTGHANPVHDVAFSPNGKTIATLSKESIRIWNRDGKLLRTITQNLDDGQKLAFSPDSKSLAIATRKLGTFELRSIDGAYLKIFKWQKQFIDDVAFSPDGKTLATVGRNRSIQLWDISGKLLHVYRGHTDAIESIAFSPDSQTLATAAWDKTIRLWSTNGEALQTLKGHTDTVMHVRFSSRGDRLLSAGLDKTVRIWQLQNKFSQNFFDSGTTIKSIRFSPDSSRFVSIDSGNNVLLWNRRGQLLAVLRGHTAEIQAIDISPDGEFIVSAGNDRTVRTWSKEGKLLRTVYGHTEGITTVSFLRDGKIISASYDKSIHLLDQSGKLLRIFRGHKDDIFHVLDLSGAIVSFSRDNTVRWWKLDGKQVKVLSGFKAATCIDAETRIGIFAVGDSDGTVSLWDRNGKQIRTIKKHTSQISVLKFNPRNQTLASADAGGVVRIWNLKGELLATLHDRDEPITRLQFSPDGKTLLTAADNGKIHVWNLDIEQFAVLNDSEEIISALAFSPDSKSIVSGSNNGQLLLWKQWQPNQQRLLNEGCHWLSNYTSQFKREEQEVLNVCGSSGD, encoded by the coding sequence ATGCCTCCCGTTGGGATTCGTTCCACCCAGTCCAAACAGGCCCAGGTGACCGAGGAGGGCCGCCTGTGGCTATTGCTGGTGGGTGTCAACACCTACCGCGACCCGCGCCTGCCCACTTTGCGCTACTGTGTGGCTGACTGCCGGGGTATCGCAGCGGCGCTGCAGGAGGCCAATCGCCACCTCGCCGCTCAGACTGCTTTTATCCTGCACGACGAGGCTTCCGAAGCTCCCACCCTCGCCAATGTCCGATCCGCCGTCGAGCAGATTGTCGCTCTTGCCCGGCCCCAGGACACGGTGCTTTTTTATTTTTGCGGACACGGCACTCTGGAGCCGGTACAGCGCCGGGCAGTGCTCTGCTTGGCGGACACCGACCAGGACGATCTGCTCGCGACGGGCCTCGAACTGCGGCGTCTGCTGGCCCAGTTGGGCCGCTCCGTTGCCGCCCAGCAGATTATCTGGCTGGATGCCTGTCACAGCGGCGGCGTCAACTTTGGCGATCTCGCTACCGGTAACGGCAGGTCCGCAGATCCCAACGGGCGGATGGAGGAGATCCTGCGGGAGCAGGCAGCCCGCAGCAGGGGTTTTTACGCGATGCTCTCCTGCAACCAGGGCCAGCGCTCCTGGGAGTTCAGCGAACTGGGCCACGGCCTGTTTACGTACTTTTTGATGCACGGTCTGCAGGGGGCGGCGGCCAACTTCAAAGGTGAGATCGAGGTCGATAACCTCTACCACTACGTCTGCCGCCAGGTGGGCAGCTACATCGAAAATCGCAACCAGCAGGTCCGATATTTGAATCGGCAGCGGCGGCGGCTTGGCCAGAGCGACCTTTTGCCGGACTACGCCCGCCAGGAGCCAAAGCGGATCGTCGAGGGCGTGGGCAACCTGCGCATCGGCCTGCGGTCTGCCTCAAATCTGGTGCGGCCTCCCCGGCGGGCGATCATTGCTGCGGCCCGGCAGGGCCAGCAGATAGCCCTCGATATTGGCCGCAAGCTGGCAGGGGCAGGCCAGTTCGAGCCGCAATTCTGGCCCGCCCACGATCAAGACTGGAGCGAGCTGCGCCATGCCATCCAGTCTGCTCTGCAGCCTCGTGCGACTGCCGATACGAGTGAGACGGTGCTGCTGTATCTGCGCGGGCGGATCGAGCGGGGCGACGAGGGCGAATGGCTGGTTCTGGGCGGCGGTCTGCGCCTTTCTGCGTTCTGGCTTTTAGAACAGATGCGCCAGAGTCCCTTTTTGCAGCAGGTGCTGATCTTCGATTGTCCGGGAGCGGAGAACCTGGCGGGCTGGACCGACCGGCTGGTTCTCGGCCCCAGCCGCAGCCAGTGCCTGATCGCCGCCGCCTCGCCGGTGGACGACCCGGACCGCTTTGCGCGTCTGGTTTTTTCTACCCTCGCCGCCGCCGACATCCAGACTGGCCTGAGTGCGGCCCGCTGGATCAGTCAACTGCAGCAGGGAGATCCGGCCATCGAGCTGCACGAACGGCTCTCCGGCGAAACCGGCATCATCGAGATTCTGCCGGGCGGCAGTGCAGGCGAATTTCAGACCAGCGACCTCAATCTTTGCCCGTACATGGGACTGCGCGCCTTTGGCGAGGAGGACGCCCCGTACTTTTTTGGCCGCGAGGGTCTGAGCCATAGCCTGACAAACCGGCTGGCCACCGGTCATTTTCTTGCCATCAGCGGTGCTTCCGGCAGCGGCAAATCTTCGCTCCTCCACGCCGGTGTGCTGCCTCGATTGCGCTCCGGCAACCAGATTCCTGGCTCCGAGCACTGGTGGATCGCAAGCTTTCGGCCAGGCGAAAAGCCGATGGTTGCTCTCGCCCACGCCCTTGGCCAGGGCAGCCGTTCGGCTGAAGATTGCAAGCCGCAGGAGGTGATCGAAGGACTGCTGCACCTGGGAGCAAAGGGTCTGCTGCACTGGCTCACCACGCGCCCGGAACCGGTGGTGCTGCTCGTCATCGACCAGTTCGAGGAACTGTTTACCCTCGCCGGTCCCGCCCAGACACAGGCGCTGCTGCAGGTGCTGCTTGAAGCCCTGCCGCTGGCGGAGGGCCGCCTCAAAATCGCTGTCACCCTGCGCCTCGAATATATGGATCGCTGCCTGAGAACCCCGCTTTTAGGTCCACTTTTCGGCACCGGCAACTTTTTGCTGAGGCCGCAGCTCGAGCGCCAGGATTACCGCGAGATCATCTGCAAACCAGCCCAGCAGGTCGGCCTGCAGGTCGATCCGGCTCTCGTCGAAGCGCTGCTGCAGGAGTTGGGTAACGACTCGGGGGCGCTGCCGCTGCTCGAATTTGCCCTGGAGCTTATCTGGCAGGTGCGCAGCGAGGGACGCTTGAGCCTGCAGGCTTACGAGCAGGAAGTAGGCAGGCTCGAAGGAGCGGTGGAGAAGCGCGCCCAAAAAGCCTACCAATCGCTGAGTGCCGAGCAAAAGGCGTGCGCGCGCTGGATCTTTTTGTCGCTCACCCAGTTGGGCGAGGGCACCGAAGATACCCGCCGCCTGATGCGCAAGGCGGACCTGCTCGTGCCCCGCTACAGCGCCGAACTGGTCGATCGCACCCTGGGGGCGCTCGAAGACGCCAAACTCGTCATCGTCGATCGGGGCAGCAACTCGCTGGCCTTCCAGAGCCGCGCCGCCCTCCCCGGCGATCTCGACGCTGAACTGGAAACATTCAAGCAGGAGGTGACAGTCGAGGTCGTCCACGAAATCCTCATCCAGCACTGGTCTACCCTGCGCACCTGGCTGGACGAAAATCGCGACCGCCTGCGCACCCGCCGCCAGATCGAGCAGGCCACCAGTGTCTGGCTTCAGAACCACCGCCAGGCAGGATTCTTGCTGCCGGAGGGACAGCTGCCCGTTGCCGAGGAACTGTACGAACAGCAGGCGGACGAACTCTCTGAGGACGTGCGCCAGTTCATCGCCGCCTGTTTGGCCAAGCGCGACCGCGAACGCGAACAGACACACCGCCGCCTGCGCCTCGCCCAGATCGTAGCCGGGGCAATGGCGGCGCTGGCGGTGATCGCCGCCGGAGCTGGACTGGTGGCCTGGAAGCAGGTTCAGGAGGTGCAGCACAGCCACATCCAGACTCTGCTCTCCGAATCGAAGCTATTGATGGCCAATCACAAACAACTGGAAGCTCTCTCCGACGCCGTACTGGCAGCCGGGCTGAGCCGCCAGTATTTTTCCGGCGACGAGAAGCTGAGCGACGAAGCGACCCAGACGCTGCAACCCATACTCTACGCAATGAGCGAGGCAAATCGACTGACAATCCCTACAGGCAAGCTCACCAGTGCTTCCTTTAGCCCCGACGAAAAGATGATCGCTGCCGCTGACACCCGTGGCTTTGTTCATCTGTGGCAACAGAACGGCCAACCGCTCAAAACCTGGAGGGGACACAGCGATTTTATCTGGAAGATCGCTTTTAGCCCCGACAGCCAGACAATCGCCACGTCAAGCTACGACAGGACGGCACGTCTATGGGCACTGAACGGTAAACTTCTCAAAACGTTTACAGGCCATGCAAATCCTGTCCACGACGTTGCCTTCAGTCCCAACGGTAAGACAATCGCTACCCTCAGCAAGGAATCCATTCGGATCTGGAATCGGGATGGTAAGCTTCTGCGAACGATCACTCAAAACCTCGACGATGGGCAGAAGTTGGCGTTCAGTCCTGACAGTAAAAGCCTTGCGATTGCGACTAGAAAACTGGGAACGTTCGAGTTGCGCAGTATCGACGGCGCGTACCTGAAGATTTTCAAGTGGCAGAAACAGTTCATCGATGATGTCGCATTCAGCCCTGACGGAAAAACCCTTGCTACGGTCGGCCGCAATCGCAGCATTCAATTGTGGGACATCAGCGGTAAGCTCTTACATGTTTATCGAGGCCACACGGATGCCATTGAGAGCATTGCCTTCAGCCCGGACAGCCAGACTCTTGCAACCGCCGCCTGGGACAAGACGATACGGCTTTGGAGCACAAATGGAGAGGCACTTCAAACCTTAAAAGGACATACAGATACAGTGATGCATGTTCGGTTCAGTTCGCGCGGAGACAGGTTGCTCTCCGCAGGTCTAGATAAAACTGTCCGGATCTGGCAACTGCAGAACAAGTTCAGTCAAAATTTCTTCGATTCTGGTACGACAATCAAGTCTATTCGCTTCAGTCCGGATAGCAGTCGCTTCGTTAGTATCGACAGCGGCAACAATGTTTTGCTATGGAATCGCAGAGGACAGCTCCTTGCAGTTCTAAGAGGCCATACAGCTGAGATCCAGGCGATCGACATCAGCCCCGACGGAGAATTTATTGTTTCAGCCGGCAATGATCGAACTGTTCGCACCTGGAGCAAGGAGGGCAAGCTGCTCAGGACCGTTTATGGTCACACCGAAGGAATCACGACGGTCTCTTTTTTGAGGGATGGAAAAATCATTTCAGCTAGCTATGATAAGTCTATTCACCTTCTCGATCAAAGTGGCAAGCTGCTTCGCATTTTTCGGGGCCATAAAGATGATATCTTTCACGTACTTGATTTATCTGGAGCAATAGTTTCTTTCAGCCGCGACAACACTGTTAGATGGTGGAAACTGGATGGTAAACAGGTAAAAGTTTTATCTGGTTTCAAGGCAGCGACCTGCATCGATGCAGAGACCAGAATTGGAATTTTTGCGGTCGGAGACTCCGATGGCACGGTCTCACTCTGGGACAGGAACGGAAAGCAAATTCGCACGATAAAGAAGCATACAAGTCAAATTAGCGTGCTCAAGTTTAATCCACGCAACCAGACGCTGGCCAGCGCCGATGCAGGCGGTGTTGTTCGTATCTGGAATCTAAAAGGCGAATTGCTGGCTACTCTCCATGATCGAGATGAGCCGATCACGAGACTTCAATTCAGCCCCGATGGCAAAACTCTACTGACGGCTGCCGACAACGGAAAGATTCATGTCTGGAATCTGGACATAGAGCAGTTCGCTGTGCTCAACGACTCCGAGGAAATTATCTCGGCGCTCGCCTTCAGCCCCGATAGCAAAAGCATTGTATCAGGAAGTAACAATGGTCAGCTCCTGCTATGGAAGCAGTGGCAACCCAATCAGCAGCGCTTGCTGAATGAAGGTTGCCACTGGCTGAGCAACTACACGAGTCAGTTCAAAAGAGAAGAGCAGGAAGTGTTGAATGTCTGCGGTAGCTCGGGCGATTGA
- a CDS encoding cysteine desulfurase-like protein has product MTMKNALDLGFVRRQFPALAGEWTFFDNAGGSQILGRVVDRLADFLLSTNVQLGASYAVSEAATARLATARQVMADYIHARYPEEIVHGSSTTQLLANLALAMVPLLRPGDEIVVTNCDHESNVGPWVRLGERGIVVKFWKVNPDSSALEPADLEPLLSERTRLVCFSYASNVVGTIHPVAQIVQLARRYGALTCVDAVAYAPHRPIDVQALDVDFLVFSTYKLYGPHAAVLYGKRDLLLELAGINHYFIERHEIPYKLQPGNANFELAWATTGIVDYFEQLAAMQEGPPAESYPERIARAFEPIAAHEEALSARLLAYLTAQPNLRILGQRQAERHLRVPTISFWVPGRASWTIPPKVDAFKIGIRWGDFYARRLIDSLGLTPTGGIVRVSAVHYNTIEEIDRLIAALQTVL; this is encoded by the coding sequence ATGACGATGAAGAATGCACTCGATCTGGGATTTGTTCGCAGGCAATTTCCGGCCCTGGCAGGAGAGTGGACGTTTTTTGACAATGCGGGGGGTTCGCAGATCCTGGGGCGGGTCGTCGATCGGCTGGCGGATTTTTTGCTGAGCACCAACGTGCAGTTGGGCGCGTCCTACGCCGTCTCCGAGGCCGCTACCGCCCGCCTGGCCACCGCCCGGCAGGTGATGGCCGACTACATCCATGCCCGCTACCCGGAAGAGATCGTCCATGGCTCCTCGACCACCCAGTTGCTGGCCAATCTTGCTCTTGCGATGGTGCCGCTGTTGCGCCCCGGCGATGAGATCGTCGTCACCAACTGCGATCACGAATCGAACGTTGGCCCCTGGGTGCGGCTAGGCGAGCGGGGCATCGTCGTCAAATTCTGGAAGGTCAACCCCGACAGTTCTGCCCTCGAACCGGCGGACCTGGAGCCGCTTTTAAGCGAACGGACCCGCCTGGTCTGCTTTAGCTACGCCTCCAACGTCGTCGGTACCATCCATCCGGTCGCCCAGATCGTCCAGCTTGCCCGCCGCTACGGGGCGCTCACCTGCGTCGATGCCGTCGCCTACGCGCCGCACCGGCCCATCGACGTGCAGGCGCTCGACGTCGATTTTTTGGTCTTCAGCACCTACAAGCTCTACGGGCCGCACGCAGCGGTGCTCTACGGCAAGCGCGATCTGTTGCTGGAACTGGCGGGCATCAACCACTACTTCATCGAGCGCCACGAGATTCCCTACAAGCTCCAGCCCGGCAACGCCAACTTTGAACTGGCCTGGGCGACGACCGGCATCGTCGATTATTTCGAGCAACTGGCCGCCATGCAAGAGGGACCACCGGCAGAAAGCTACCCAGAGCGCATCGCCCGTGCCTTCGAGCCCATCGCCGCCCACGAGGAGGCGCTGAGTGCCCGGCTTCTCGCCTATCTCACTGCCCAGCCCAACCTGCGCATTCTGGGCCAGAGACAGGCTGAGCGCCACCTGCGGGTGCCGACCATCAGCTTCTGGGTGCCGGGCCGGGCGAGCTGGACGATTCCTCCCAAAGTCGATGCCTTCAAGATCGGTATCCGCTGGGGCGATTTTTATGCCCGACGGCTCATCGATAGCCTGGGCCTCACCCCCACCGGCGGCATCGTCCGCGTCTCGGCGGTCCACTACAACACGATCGAGGAAATCGACCGGCTGATCGCAGCCCTCCAGACCGTACTCTAA
- a CDS encoding aspartyl protease family protein has protein sequence MFLGRTDLLAQSVPDHSKATATTEKSPLTTIPFERGIFAFVPVVKVKINDQESCFLAVDSGAYGVQITPELAYKLKLPVKPREGGSAVLNGLGDKQTILISQEAYINSIKIRDIELTNIKASISALPLNTSEIDGLLGSELFENFVVQLNYDKYEILLFEPKQFSYRGNGITLPITFASTTPIITAKIDGLDAQFNLDTGSSRRLTLFKPFINRFDLRKRYPKRIEVDSGQAIGGPTRAELTRANLLKLGNIEIHRPLIELTLQKGGFATSFSVDGNIGAGLLQRFNTTFDYKRQQLILEKNSHFNDPFIFVYYGMAVFPKTGLVTEIEELGLFYRAGIRKGDKIVAIDGFAFDKMKIEDYARRLDKKLGDQIRMTVQRGDQQREVVITVEEAL, from the coding sequence ATGTTTTTAGGGCGGACAGATTTGCTTGCGCAATCTGTTCCGGACCATTCAAAAGCTACTGCAACAACTGAAAAATCACCACTCACGACCATCCCTTTCGAGAGGGGTATCTTTGCCTTTGTGCCAGTTGTGAAGGTTAAAATCAACGATCAAGAATCTTGCTTTCTTGCAGTTGATTCTGGTGCATATGGCGTCCAAATCACCCCTGAACTAGCTTACAAACTAAAGTTACCTGTAAAACCTCGTGAGGGTGGTTCAGCCGTGCTAAACGGACTAGGTGATAAGCAGACTATACTGATAAGCCAGGAAGCATATATTAACAGTATTAAAATCAGAGACATTGAACTGACTAATATAAAAGCGAGTATATCCGCTTTACCTCTTAATACATCAGAGATTGATGGTCTTTTAGGTTCTGAATTATTTGAGAATTTTGTAGTTCAACTAAATTACGATAAATATGAGATATTACTCTTTGAGCCGAAGCAGTTCTCTTACAGAGGGAACGGCATCACTTTACCAATTACTTTTGCTTCTACTACGCCAATCATAACAGCTAAAATCGATGGTTTAGATGCACAGTTCAATCTTGATACTGGGAGTAGCAGAAGGCTTACCCTGTTCAAGCCTTTTATCAATAGATTCGACTTGCGCAAGCGTTATCCAAAGCGGATAGAAGTAGATAGCGGCCAGGCAATTGGTGGCCCTACTAGAGCAGAACTTACCCGAGCAAATCTGCTGAAATTGGGGAATATTGAGATTCATAGACCGCTAATCGAGCTAACGTTGCAAAAAGGTGGCTTCGCGACTTCCTTTTCAGTAGACGGAAATATTGGAGCGGGATTGCTGCAAAGATTCAACACGACCTTCGACTACAAGCGACAGCAATTGATTTTAGAAAAGAACTCCCATTTCAACGATCCTTTTATATTTGTTTACTACGGCATGGCGGTTTTTCCAAAAACAGGTCTGGTAACTGAGATAGAAGAGTTGGGCCTTTTTTATCGCGCTGGTATTCGTAAAGGCGATAAAATCGTCGCCATCGATGGTTTTGCTTTTGACAAGATGAAAATCGAAGATTACGCCAGGCGGCTCGATAAAAAGCTTGGCGATCAGATTCGGATGACGGTGCAAAGGGGCGACCAGCAGCGCGAAGTAGTAATTACTGTCGAGGAAGCGCTCTGA
- a CDS encoding alpha/beta hydrolase family esterase, which yields MRSLAPVGKFVSWLVVLVCGATPALAQSTNTNCPAVNPGVTVNANGSKDTLYNATWQVAGKTNRRYYIVHTPPGYDPTNPLRYPLVFFLHPGSSCAINARNKPVNLADYADELALAEQPTFFAVYPQGYFDPVTKLGYWNAGNCSGADGVTQSCATPAYTNGSNDIDYFNSVLQQVQSKFRTDTARVYVLGHSDGGSMAHLLGCQPQTHIAAVGSIEGTFKVPTCSLGNPPVSVIAFHSLGDTQNPYYGTGTEAALNVVPNTGREGDTSVEPFTMNLWRAANSCTDAPLKSDPAPSTTGIGTYTLTSNTFCHFDSTGTSSQVLLYSLCDPYYDSDNNPRCDASHNWLYSLSTLDLDWRPLVWNFFQSRKKL from the coding sequence ATGCGCTCTTTGGCCCCGGTGGGCAAATTTGTGTCCTGGCTTGTGGTCCTGGTCTGCGGTGCCACCCCAGCCCTTGCCCAATCGACAAACACGAACTGCCCGGCAGTGAACCCCGGCGTCACCGTCAACGCCAACGGCAGCAAGGACACGCTCTACAACGCCACCTGGCAGGTGGCAGGCAAGACCAACCGGCGCTACTACATCGTGCATACGCCGCCTGGATACGACCCCACCAATCCGCTGCGCTATCCGCTCGTCTTCTTCCTGCACCCTGGCAGTAGCTGTGCGATCAACGCCCGCAACAAGCCGGTGAATCTGGCCGACTACGCCGACGAGCTGGCTCTAGCCGAGCAGCCGACTTTTTTCGCTGTCTATCCCCAGGGTTACTTCGACCCTGTGACCAAACTGGGCTACTGGAATGCCGGCAACTGCAGCGGGGCGGACGGCGTTACCCAGAGTTGCGCCACACCGGCCTACACCAATGGCAGCAACGACATCGATTACTTCAACTCCGTGCTGCAGCAGGTCCAGAGTAAGTTTCGGACCGACACTGCCCGCGTCTACGTGCTCGGCCACTCCGACGGCGGCTCGATGGCCCACCTGCTCGGCTGCCAGCCCCAGACGCACATTGCGGCTGTCGGTTCGATCGAGGGAACTTTCAAGGTGCCCACCTGCTCCCTCGGCAATCCGCCCGTATCGGTGATTGCCTTTCATTCGCTGGGCGATACGCAAAATCCCTACTATGGCACCGGCACTGAGGCTGCTCTCAACGTCGTTCCCAACACGGGCCGCGAGGGCGATACCTCCGTCGAGCCTTTTACGATGAACCTCTGGCGGGCTGCCAATAGCTGCACCGACGCGCCACTCAAGTCGGACCCAGCGCCGAGCACTACCGGCATCGGCACCTACACCCTCACGAGCAATACCTTCTGCCACTTCGACAGTACTGGTACCTCCAGCCAGGTGTTGCTCTACTCACTGTGCGACCCCTACTACGACAGCGACAACAATCCGCGCTGCGACGCAAGCCACAACTGGCTGTACTCTCTGAGCACCCTCGATCTCGACTGGCGGCCTCTTGTCTGGAATTTTTTCCAGAGCCGCAAGAAGCTCTAA
- a CDS encoding heme-dependent oxidative N-demethylase family protein has translation MPRYFPYADGQWRLHIGLSALDLSEWIELDEEYPVYLARKQQLLAQRRDEVLVNLPDSLPEQIEVRDLLIAHLLQRFPEHYQRSGQQVDNRITGESWNIDAFASPLELASRLVQEDLCILRPATGAYVLSAACVCFPSRWSLVEKLGHPLAAIHAPVPGYGEQLARPVDRFFDRLRVEAPMQRLNWTIVDSPALFLPPDHPRAAPIAASEAGEHLWIRIERQTLRRLPTTGAVLFTIRTYVHPLACLEGQPEMARALAETVHQIPEPMQLYKSILPVREPLLTYLTKISH, from the coding sequence ATGCCCAGGTATTTCCCCTACGCCGACGGCCAGTGGCGGTTACATATCGGCTTGAGCGCCCTCGATCTCAGCGAGTGGATCGAACTGGACGAGGAATACCCCGTCTACCTGGCCCGCAAGCAGCAGCTCCTTGCCCAGCGCCGCGACGAGGTGCTGGTGAACCTGCCGGACAGCCTGCCGGAGCAGATAGAAGTGCGGGACTTGCTCATTGCCCATCTGCTGCAGCGCTTTCCCGAGCATTACCAGCGGAGCGGCCAGCAGGTAGACAACCGGATCACAGGCGAAAGCTGGAACATCGACGCCTTCGCTTCGCCGCTGGAGCTGGCCTCTCGGCTCGTTCAAGAAGATCTCTGCATCCTCAGACCTGCCACCGGAGCCTACGTCCTGAGCGCTGCCTGCGTCTGTTTTCCCTCGCGCTGGTCTCTTGTCGAAAAACTGGGCCATCCCCTCGCCGCGATCCATGCCCCCGTACCAGGGTACGGCGAGCAGTTGGCCAGACCCGTGGACCGCTTCTTCGATCGGCTCCGGGTCGAAGCACCGATGCAGCGGCTCAACTGGACGATCGTCGATTCACCTGCCCTCTTTCTGCCCCCCGATCACCCCCGCGCCGCGCCTATCGCTGCCTCCGAGGCCGGAGAGCACCTCTGGATCCGCATCGAGCGCCAGACCCTGCGCCGATTGCCCACCACCGGAGCCGTTCTTTTCACGATCCGCACCTACGTCCATCCCCTCGCCTGTCTGGAAGGGCAACCGGAGATGGCCCGCGCCCTGGCCGAGACTGTGCATCAGATCCCGGAACCGATGCAGCTGTACAAGAGCATCTTGCCGGTGCGCGAACCCCTGCTCACTTACCTGACAAAAATCAGTCATTAA
- a CDS encoding DoxX family protein, with protein MDLAVERFKFPLRLLLSAFMIAAGCLHFLNPAPFVKIVPAALPAPALLVYISGFFEILGGIGLLLPPLCQPASWGLIALFIAVFPANINMAVNDIVLEGIPHIPWLYWLRLPLQAVLIAWAWWVGQPASETKD; from the coding sequence ATGGACCTTGCGGTGGAACGCTTCAAATTCCCCCTGCGCCTGCTTCTGAGTGCCTTCATGATCGCAGCGGGTTGCCTGCACTTTCTCAACCCTGCTCCCTTCGTCAAGATCGTGCCCGCCGCTCTACCGGCCCCGGCGCTGCTGGTCTACATCAGCGGCTTTTTTGAGATCCTGGGCGGTATCGGACTCTTGCTTCCACCGCTTTGCCAACCGGCCTCCTGGGGGCTCATCGCGCTTTTTATCGCCGTCTTTCCCGCCAACATCAACATGGCCGTCAACGATATCGTCCTCGAAGGCATTCCCCATATCCCGTGGCTCTACTGGCTGAGATTGCCGCTGCAGGCTGTCCTCATCGCCTGGGCCTGGTGGGTGGGACAACCTGCAAGCGAGACTAAAGACTAG